In Pseudomonas poae, a single genomic region encodes these proteins:
- a CDS encoding DUF1427 family protein, with product MNYLISLAIGLFVGVIYGALDFRSPAPPAIALVGLMGMLLGEKLWPMGRQLVSGWLS from the coding sequence ATGAACTACCTGATCTCCCTCGCCATCGGCCTGTTTGTCGGCGTGATCTACGGCGCCTTGGACTTCCGCTCACCCGCACCGCCGGCCATCGCCCTGGTGGGCCTGATGGGCATGCTGCTGGGCGAAAAGCTCTGGCCCATGGGGCGTCAGTTGGTCAGCGGTTGGTTGTCCTGA
- a CDS encoding DMT family transporter, protein MNLILLLVLVIAAGAVLSVQAAINGRLGQTVGVLRSSLLTFAVGALTTALLIFFFEPAQASSLLDVPKWQLTGALFGVVYMMVMVGAVPVVGTAVATVAVIVGQLGMGMLIDNFGWLGNPAIELSGSRVVAMLLLALALVFMYRSNTRRAD, encoded by the coding sequence ATGAATCTGATTCTATTATTGGTACTGGTGATTGCCGCCGGCGCGGTATTGAGTGTGCAGGCGGCGATCAATGGGCGCCTGGGCCAGACCGTGGGCGTGTTGCGCAGCAGCCTGTTGACGTTCGCAGTGGGCGCGTTGACGACGGCGTTGTTGATTTTCTTCTTCGAGCCCGCCCAGGCCAGCAGCCTGCTGGATGTTCCAAAGTGGCAGTTGACCGGCGCCTTGTTCGGCGTTGTGTACATGATGGTCATGGTCGGCGCCGTGCCGGTCGTGGGCACGGCAGTCGCCACGGTGGCGGTGATTGTCGGGCAACTGGGCATGGGCATGCTCATCGACAACTTTGGTTGGCTGGGCAACCCTGCCATCGAATTGTCCGGCAGCCGTGTCGTGGCGATGCTCTTGTTGGCGCTGGCGCTGGTGTTCATGTACCGCAGCAATACCCGCCGGGCGGATTGA
- a CDS encoding crotonase/enoyl-CoA hydratase family protein — translation MSVKNYLDVRVDGAVLMVGLNRPQKRNAMSLEVMHELHDTFTNIPEGVGAAVLYSTSQHFCTGLDLSEIRDQSVIDNVQAFREWHKTFELIQFGKVPVVAAITGAAIGGGLEIATACSLRVVDDSAFFSLPEAMRGLYVGVGASVRFPRIAGIALMTDMMLTGRTLYAKESYERGVAQYLVPVGQAVLKATELAHKIAGNLPMTNYAVTHVLPRIVDQSQQDGLMTEALIAAVVSSDTRTQDRLADFLDRKKDKIQTAPAV, via the coding sequence ATGAGTGTCAAAAACTACTTGGATGTACGAGTAGACGGCGCCGTTCTGATGGTGGGACTCAACCGCCCGCAGAAGCGAAACGCCATGTCTCTCGAAGTCATGCACGAACTGCACGACACCTTCACCAACATTCCCGAAGGCGTTGGTGCAGCAGTGCTATACAGCACCAGCCAGCATTTCTGTACGGGGCTGGACCTTTCGGAAATTCGCGACCAATCGGTCATCGATAACGTCCAGGCTTTCCGCGAATGGCACAAGACGTTCGAACTGATCCAGTTCGGCAAAGTCCCCGTGGTGGCCGCAATCACCGGCGCGGCCATCGGTGGCGGCCTGGAAATCGCCACCGCCTGCAGCCTGCGTGTGGTCGATGACAGCGCCTTCTTCTCGCTGCCCGAAGCCATGCGCGGTCTGTACGTAGGCGTTGGCGCTTCAGTGCGCTTCCCGCGTATCGCCGGCATCGCGCTGATGACCGACATGATGCTCACCGGCCGCACGCTCTACGCCAAGGAAAGCTACGAGCGCGGTGTTGCCCAGTATTTGGTGCCGGTAGGCCAGGCAGTGCTCAAGGCCACCGAATTGGCCCACAAGATCGCGGGCAACCTGCCCATGACCAATTACGCGGTAACCCACGTACTGCCACGCATTGTCGACCAGAGCCAGCAGGATGGCCTGATGACGGAGGCGTTGATTGCCGCAGTGGTGTCTTCCGACACCCGCACACAGGATCGCCTGGCGGACTTCCTGGATCGCAAGAAGGACAAGATCCAGACCGCGCCAGCGGTGTAA
- a CDS encoding type II toxin-antitoxin system prevent-host-death family antitoxin yields MNATPAAIKVTISQARARFSKWVNQASEGKVITITRHGQAVALLVAAEKNSKSRIGTMKGNIAVPDDFDASLPDDLLNAFEA; encoded by the coding sequence ATGAATGCGACACCTGCAGCCATTAAAGTCACCATAAGCCAAGCGAGAGCTAGGTTTTCAAAATGGGTCAATCAAGCCAGTGAAGGGAAAGTCATCACTATCACGCGGCATGGGCAAGCAGTTGCCCTTCTCGTTGCTGCGGAAAAAAATAGTAAGAGCCGGATTGGCACAATGAAAGGGAATATCGCGGTACCAGATGATTTTGATGCCTCACTCCCTGACGACCTGTTGAATGCGTTCGAAGCTTGA
- a CDS encoding metallothionein — translation MPDKTCACPHCKCVVGKSAVMKDGKSYCCKGCAEHHAHGEPCAAATGCECAKSAHG, via the coding sequence ATGCCTGATAAGACCTGTGCCTGCCCTCACTGCAAATGTGTGGTGGGCAAGAGCGCCGTAATGAAAGACGGTAAGAGTTATTGCTGCAAAGGCTGCGCCGAGCACCATGCCCATGGTGAGCCCTGCGCGGCTGCGACCGGCTGTGAGTGCGCCAAGTCGGCGCATGGCTGA
- a CDS encoding DUF726 domain-containing protein produces the protein MQHQWDEMHRTRKPTFVLCGEPQGDVLNLYVHGYSAFFNRQQLGQFTQQLAGIEGSTNLMLFWPAGHFLENLFAPFKDVIGAMLGGGSLGAATVGVGKAIAYFLDHYKSVEARVDEVAKSLLPELAGYLRGESLQVRRINLIGHSLGARILVKSLLASPETARELPLDNLLLMGGAICTSSPWDAVAAPLKGRVINCHSSKDWALAMKPDTERCIGRYAIPVTPALKAKVTNVHLATFDHAAYWPQLQTVVQYTDLLHERRGMIRTDQRSSEVRFAEEDADLFPPLVQARPEELKFLAELMAQKRSASIDASVREPLKLAVELQRMGGDTFMNLARGHGVSYRQIAEDVAQRLGIKFDGALEVVALEDLETHVAEKLIEQYKDKLSHADRQVFDAELQAAAQKEQGLFSRFDMGRSATTALSGTALAGLTGFILRRGAATAIPVVGQALAAAMLLVTGVRAFSGPAYSITTLAVLVIGVIRQRMERDALNQEMDLVVQVVEAFDLPRDTVMRTVASD, from the coding sequence ATGCAGCACCAGTGGGATGAAATGCACCGCACCCGCAAGCCCACGTTCGTACTGTGCGGCGAGCCTCAGGGCGATGTGCTCAATCTCTATGTTCACGGTTATTCGGCGTTCTTCAACCGACAACAACTGGGCCAGTTCACGCAACAGTTGGCCGGGATCGAAGGCTCGACCAACCTGATGCTGTTCTGGCCGGCGGGGCATTTCCTGGAAAACCTGTTTGCACCGTTCAAGGATGTGATCGGCGCAATGCTGGGTGGCGGCAGCCTGGGCGCTGCGACGGTTGGCGTGGGCAAGGCGATTGCCTATTTTCTCGACCACTATAAAAGCGTCGAGGCGCGGGTGGACGAAGTGGCCAAGAGCTTGCTGCCGGAGCTGGCCGGTTATCTGCGCGGTGAGTCTCTGCAGGTACGGCGTATCAACCTGATCGGTCATTCCCTGGGCGCACGCATTCTGGTCAAGAGCCTGCTGGCCAGCCCTGAAACCGCCCGTGAACTGCCCTTGGACAATCTGTTGCTGATGGGCGGGGCGATCTGTACATCCAGTCCATGGGATGCCGTGGCGGCGCCGCTCAAGGGGCGTGTGATCAATTGCCACTCCAGCAAGGACTGGGCGCTGGCGATGAAACCGGATACCGAGCGCTGCATCGGCCGTTATGCGATCCCCGTGACACCCGCACTCAAGGCCAAGGTCACCAACGTGCATCTAGCGACCTTTGATCACGCCGCCTATTGGCCGCAATTGCAGACAGTGGTGCAGTACACCGACTTGTTGCACGAGCGACGCGGCATGATCCGCACCGATCAGCGCAGCAGCGAAGTGCGCTTTGCCGAAGAGGACGCAGACCTGTTCCCGCCTTTGGTGCAGGCGCGGCCGGAAGAGTTGAAGTTCCTCGCCGAACTGATGGCCCAGAAACGCAGTGCATCCATCGATGCCAGCGTGCGCGAGCCGCTCAAGCTGGCGGTCGAGTTGCAGCGCATGGGCGGCGATACCTTTATGAATCTGGCCCGTGGTCATGGCGTCAGTTACCGGCAAATCGCCGAAGATGTCGCCCAGCGGCTGGGGATCAAGTTTGATGGTGCCCTGGAGGTCGTTGCGCTGGAGGACTTGGAAACCCACGTCGCGGAAAAACTGATCGAACAGTACAAGGACAAACTCAGCCATGCCGACCGGCAGGTATTCGACGCAGAACTCCAGGCGGCCGCGCAAAAAGAGCAAGGGTTGTTCAGCCGGTTCGACATGGGCCGCTCAGCTACCACCGCCTTGAGTGGCACGGCGTTGGCGGGGCTGACCGGCTTTATTCTGCGCCGGGGTGCCGCAACGGCGATCCCGGTGGTGGGCCAGGCGTTGGCGGCGGCGATGCTGTTGGTGACTGGCGTGCGGGCGTTTTCCGGCCCTGCGTATTCAATCACTACCTTGGCGGTGCTGGTGATCGGGGTGATTCGCCAGCGCATGGAGCGTGATGCGCTCAATCAGGAGATGGACCTGGTGGTGCAAGTGGTCGAGGCATTCGATCTGCCTCGGGATACGGTAATGCGCACGGTTGCATCGGACTGA
- a CDS encoding LysR family transcriptional regulator encodes MQGLNEMSFKALRLFVAVLDLGSFSEVARREGLAPSSISRQIQLMEQALGQQLLYRHTRAVSPTEAGRLLGKHARLMLEQLEAAGQALQEQESEPSGLVRINAPMVFGQRHLSPWLGELCRRYPKLQLEIQQTDTYVDPLQDGTDLLFRIGVLNDSSMQARIFAPQRFRIAASPAYLAKHGTPQHPDELAHHQCLAYKGITGQQRWFFRRDGSDWTPYSVKGPITGNHADTLTHAAEQGLGLVVFPSWLIGEGLRAGTLQAVLTEYEVATTLEPQQIAALWPGSRRLSLKVRTVIDYFVECFGRVPYWDR; translated from the coding sequence ATGCAGGGTTTGAATGAAATGAGTTTCAAGGCGCTGCGCCTGTTTGTCGCGGTGCTGGACCTTGGCAGTTTCTCCGAAGTGGCGCGCCGCGAAGGCCTGGCGCCCTCCTCTATCTCGCGGCAAATCCAGTTGATGGAGCAGGCTCTCGGCCAACAATTGCTCTACCGCCACACCCGTGCGGTCAGCCCCACCGAGGCCGGTCGACTGCTAGGAAAGCACGCGCGGCTGATGCTGGAACAATTGGAAGCCGCCGGCCAAGCGTTGCAAGAGCAGGAAAGCGAACCCAGTGGCCTGGTGCGCATCAATGCGCCGATGGTGTTTGGCCAACGCCACCTTTCACCGTGGCTGGGTGAGCTGTGTCGCCGCTATCCAAAGTTGCAACTCGAGATCCAGCAAACCGACACCTACGTCGATCCCCTGCAAGACGGCACCGATTTGCTGTTTCGCATCGGCGTGCTTAACGACTCCAGCATGCAGGCACGCATCTTCGCGCCCCAGCGTTTTCGCATCGCCGCAAGCCCTGCCTACCTGGCCAAACACGGCACGCCCCAGCACCCCGATGAACTGGCCCACCACCAATGCCTGGCCTACAAAGGCATCACCGGCCAACAACGCTGGTTCTTCCGCCGCGACGGCAGCGACTGGACGCCCTACAGCGTCAAGGGCCCCATCACCGGCAACCACGCCGATACCCTGACCCACGCCGCCGAACAAGGCCTGGGGCTGGTGGTGTTTCCGTCCTGGCTGATTGGTGAAGGCCTGCGCGCAGGCACATTGCAGGCGGTGCTCACGGAATATGAAGTGGCGACGACGCTCGAACCGCAGCAGATTGCGGCGCTGTGGCCCGGCAGCCGGCGGTTGTCGCTGAAGGTAAGGACGGTGATTGATTACTTTGTGGAGTGTTTTGGGCGGGTGCCGTATTGGGACCGGTGA
- a CDS encoding divalent metal cation transporter — protein sequence MKFSLPKIATAPFCPPEVAGSVAVDPKASFFKRMLMFAGPGLLISIGYMDPGNWATAIEAGSRYGYNLLFVVLLASLAGMAVQCLCSRLGIATGKDLAQLCRERYSKRSARTQWLLAEISIIATDLAEVLGCALAFHLLLGVSLTTGIVITAFDTLLILALQNRGFRRLEAIMLALVATIGVCFFIELVLIKPYWPDVLSGFTPSLSAISDAAPLYLAIGILGATVMPHNLYLHTSIVQTRLIGKDLASKQDAVKLARIDTIGSLALALLVNAAILVLAAAAFHNTGHADVVEIQDAYHLLDPLVGGAFASILFGVALLASGQSSTFTGTIAGQVIMEGYLNLRIPCWQRRLITRGLALIPAFLGVWLMGDDAIGKLLILSQVVLSLQLPFALYPLIRMTGNKQLMGPFVNRLPTKALAWFLFAVISGANAWLIAQWVF from the coding sequence GTGAAATTCAGCCTGCCGAAAATCGCTACCGCCCCGTTCTGCCCGCCGGAAGTGGCCGGCTCCGTCGCCGTTGACCCCAAGGCTTCGTTCTTCAAGCGCATGCTGATGTTCGCCGGCCCCGGCCTGTTGATCTCCATTGGCTACATGGACCCGGGCAACTGGGCCACGGCAATCGAGGCCGGGTCACGCTACGGTTATAACCTGTTGTTTGTGGTGCTGCTGGCCAGCCTGGCCGGAATGGCGGTGCAGTGCCTGTGTTCGCGGCTGGGTATCGCCACCGGCAAGGACTTGGCGCAGTTGTGCCGCGAACGCTACAGCAAACGCTCGGCACGTACCCAATGGCTGCTGGCGGAAATCTCCATCATCGCCACCGACCTGGCCGAAGTGCTGGGTTGTGCCCTGGCGTTTCACCTGTTGCTCGGCGTGTCGCTGACTACTGGCATCGTCATCACCGCCTTTGACACCCTGTTGATACTGGCCCTGCAAAACCGAGGTTTCCGTCGCCTGGAAGCGATCATGCTGGCGCTGGTGGCAACTATCGGTGTGTGTTTCTTCATCGAGCTGGTGTTGATCAAGCCCTACTGGCCGGATGTGCTCAGCGGCTTTACCCCATCGTTGTCGGCCATCAGCGATGCCGCGCCGCTGTACCTGGCCATCGGTATCCTGGGGGCCACGGTCATGCCCCATAACCTGTACTTGCATACCTCCATCGTGCAGACCCGCCTGATCGGCAAGGACCTGGCCAGCAAGCAGGATGCGGTCAAGCTGGCACGCATCGACACCATCGGTTCGCTGGCGCTGGCCTTGCTGGTCAATGCCGCGATCCTGGTCCTTGCCGCTGCGGCGTTCCACAACACTGGCCATGCTGACGTGGTCGAGATCCAGGACGCCTACCACCTGCTCGACCCCCTGGTGGGCGGCGCGTTCGCCAGCATCTTGTTCGGCGTTGCCTTGCTGGCCTCGGGGCAGAGTTCGACCTTCACCGGCACCATCGCCGGGCAAGTAATCATGGAGGGTTACCTCAACCTGCGTATTCCCTGCTGGCAACGTCGCCTGATCACCCGCGGGCTGGCGTTGATCCCGGCGTTTCTGGGCGTTTGGCTGATGGGCGACGATGCTATCGGCAAGCTGCTGATCCTCAGCCAGGTGGTACTCAGCCTGCAGTTGCCGTTTGCGCTGTATCCGTTGATCCGCATGACGGGCAATAAGCAGTTGATGGGACCGTTTGTTAATCGGCTGCCTACGAAGGCGCTGGCGTGGTTTCTGTTTGCGGTGATCAGCGGGGCGAATGCGTGGTTGATTGCGCAGTGGGTGTTTTGA